The proteins below come from a single Pseudarthrobacter sp. SSS035 genomic window:
- a CDS encoding aldo/keto reductase, which yields MSQPQEITIPTVTLNNGVQIPQLGFGVFQVPPEETQRIVENALEAGYRHIDTAAAYRNEAGVGAAIAASGIPREELFITTKLRNGEQGTAQQAFQNSRQALGLDYLDLYLIHWPVPAQGLFTEAWNDMEKLYSNNQIRAIGVSNFLADHLDMLLPVSDIVPAVNQIEIHPAFQQQELAAKNRSLGIAVEAYSPLGQGAALAAGTVKSLAAKYGATPAQIVLAWHLSQGTIVIPKSVQAARMRENLGSAAVSLTPAEVAAITDLESGARTGGDPAVAAHSQM from the coding sequence ATGTCCCAGCCACAGGAAATTACCATCCCCACCGTGACCCTCAACAACGGCGTCCAGATCCCGCAACTCGGCTTCGGCGTATTCCAGGTCCCACCGGAAGAAACGCAGCGCATCGTCGAGAACGCCCTCGAAGCCGGCTACCGCCACATCGACACTGCCGCGGCTTACCGGAACGAGGCCGGCGTCGGGGCAGCCATTGCAGCATCGGGCATACCCCGCGAGGAACTCTTCATCACCACCAAGCTGCGCAACGGTGAACAAGGAACGGCCCAGCAGGCCTTCCAGAACAGCCGCCAAGCCCTGGGCCTGGACTACCTGGACCTCTACCTGATCCATTGGCCCGTGCCCGCACAGGGACTCTTCACCGAGGCCTGGAATGACATGGAAAAGCTGTACTCAAACAACCAGATCCGCGCCATCGGAGTTTCGAACTTCCTGGCTGACCACCTGGACATGCTCCTGCCGGTGTCGGACATTGTCCCGGCCGTCAACCAGATCGAAATCCACCCCGCCTTCCAGCAGCAGGAACTGGCGGCTAAGAATCGCTCCCTGGGCATTGCGGTGGAGGCATACAGTCCGTTGGGACAGGGCGCCGCCCTGGCGGCGGGCACCGTGAAATCCCTGGCCGCGAAATACGGTGCCACACCTGCCCAGATTGTGCTCGCGTGGCATCTCAGTCAGGGCACCATCGTCATCCCGAAGTCTGTCCAGGCCGCACGCATGCGGGAAAACCTGGGCTCTGCCGCCGTATCGCTAACGCCGGCGGAGGTAGCCGCAATCACGGATTTGGAGTCCGGCGCCCGCACCGGCGGGGATCCCGCCGTCGCCGCGCACAGCCAAATGTAG
- a CDS encoding amino acid ABC transporter ATP-binding protein, translating into MALLETKEITKSYGDHHVLKGIDFTIEPGEVVAVIGPSGGGKSTFLRCLNLLETPTSGHVVFDGEDLLAPKVDLDRLRSRMGMVFQQFNLFPNMTALKNVMLPQMDVLKLSKKDAEARAMELLEKVNMTHRAHVYPNRLSGGQKQRIAIARAVAMNPKVMLFDEPTSALDPEVVHDVLDVMAGLAADGMTMVVVTHEMGFARKVADRVVFIDGGKIAADLPPEEFFSESNTNPRIRSFLEKVL; encoded by the coding sequence ATGGCACTCCTGGAAACGAAAGAGATCACCAAGTCCTACGGTGACCACCACGTCCTCAAGGGCATCGACTTCACCATCGAGCCCGGCGAAGTTGTCGCCGTCATCGGCCCCAGCGGCGGCGGCAAGTCCACCTTCCTACGCTGCCTGAACCTCCTCGAGACGCCCACGTCCGGCCACGTGGTGTTCGACGGCGAGGACCTCCTGGCGCCGAAGGTGGACCTGGACCGTCTGCGCTCCCGCATGGGCATGGTGTTCCAGCAGTTCAACCTGTTCCCCAACATGACGGCCCTGAAGAACGTCATGCTTCCGCAGATGGATGTGCTGAAGCTCAGCAAAAAGGACGCGGAAGCGCGGGCCATGGAGCTGCTTGAAAAGGTCAACATGACCCACCGGGCGCACGTCTACCCGAACCGGCTCTCCGGCGGCCAGAAGCAGCGCATCGCCATCGCCCGCGCCGTGGCCATGAACCCCAAGGTGATGCTCTTCGACGAGCCCACCAGCGCCCTGGACCCCGAGGTGGTCCACGATGTCCTGGACGTCATGGCCGGCCTCGCCGCCGACGGTATGACCATGGTGGTGGTCACCCACGAAATGGGCTTTGCCCGCAAGGTGGCCGACCGCGTGGTTTTCATCGACGGCGGCAAGATCGCCGCCGACCTGCCGCCGGAAGAGTTCTTCTCCGAAAGCAACACCAACCCACGCATCCGGTCGTTCCTAGAGAAGGTTCTGTAA
- a CDS encoding ABC transporter substrate-binding protein/permease: MKNRFSRFGWAATTAALLAALLGLAAPAAQAETTPATPSAGKMADLRSGKTTLKVGTDASFPPFEFTDANGTKIGFDIDVVRDLAAKAGIKNVEFVQMPFGNIVPALQANQIDVGASAIYISPERAKVVDFSEIYYPGGLGMFVSTSNDTVKSLADLAGKKVAVQVGTKSVEWLRQNQPQAELVQVQTNDQMFSSVKLGQADAVVTGQPGGRYFIHEQGGLKQVGERLTNENYGFAFQKTDSDIREAFNTALKGMQDSGDFTKASTKWFGDETSTATGPAKERSIFNVASITNSWGPLMQGLGTTLQIIALSLALSLLFGMLGGFAKLSHIRPIRWIGKVYVSVVRGTPFIVQLFFIYFGLPQLGIQLSPMVAGILALGLYSGSYVTEIVRGAIQSVDKGQMEAARSCGMSSASALRHVIIPQAFLRMLPPLGNEFVSLTKNSALVSFVTISELFLVGQTIISRTFDALTVYVFIGLVYYVLTNIIGLAANAIEKKMAVYI, from the coding sequence ATGAAGAACCGATTCTCGCGATTCGGATGGGCTGCCACGACGGCCGCCCTTCTGGCCGCGTTGCTGGGGCTGGCCGCGCCGGCAGCCCAGGCCGAGACGACGCCGGCAACCCCGTCGGCCGGCAAGATGGCGGACCTGCGCTCCGGCAAGACCACCCTCAAGGTGGGCACCGACGCCTCCTTCCCGCCGTTCGAATTCACCGATGCCAACGGCACCAAGATCGGTTTCGACATCGACGTTGTGCGGGACCTCGCCGCCAAGGCGGGCATCAAGAACGTCGAGTTCGTGCAGATGCCGTTCGGCAACATCGTCCCCGCGCTGCAGGCAAACCAGATCGACGTCGGCGCTTCCGCCATCTACATCAGCCCCGAGCGCGCCAAGGTGGTGGACTTCTCCGAGATCTACTACCCCGGCGGGCTGGGCATGTTCGTTTCCACGTCCAACGACACCGTCAAGTCGCTGGCCGACCTCGCCGGCAAGAAGGTTGCCGTGCAAGTGGGCACCAAGTCCGTTGAGTGGCTGCGCCAGAACCAGCCCCAGGCCGAGCTCGTGCAGGTCCAGACCAACGACCAGATGTTCTCCTCGGTCAAGCTCGGCCAGGCAGACGCCGTGGTCACGGGGCAGCCCGGCGGCCGGTACTTCATCCACGAGCAGGGCGGCCTGAAGCAGGTCGGCGAGCGCCTGACGAACGAGAACTACGGGTTCGCGTTCCAGAAGACCGACTCGGACATCCGCGAGGCGTTCAACACGGCGCTGAAGGGCATGCAGGACTCGGGCGACTTCACCAAGGCCTCCACCAAGTGGTTCGGCGACGAAACCAGCACCGCCACCGGTCCTGCCAAGGAACGCAGCATCTTCAACGTAGCCTCAATCACCAATTCCTGGGGCCCGCTCATGCAGGGCCTGGGGACCACGCTGCAGATCATCGCCCTGTCACTGGCCCTGAGCCTGCTGTTCGGCATGCTGGGCGGCTTCGCCAAACTCTCGCACATCCGGCCCATCCGCTGGATCGGCAAGGTGTACGTGTCCGTGGTCCGCGGTACGCCGTTCATCGTGCAGCTGTTCTTCATCTACTTCGGCCTGCCGCAGCTGGGCATCCAGCTCTCGCCGATGGTGGCCGGCATCCTGGCCCTAGGCCTCTACAGCGGCTCGTACGTCACGGAAATCGTCCGCGGCGCCATCCAGTCCGTGGACAAGGGCCAGATGGAAGCCGCGCGGTCCTGCGGCATGAGTTCCGCCTCCGCGCTGCGTCACGTGATCATCCCGCAGGCCTTCCTGCGCATGCTCCCGCCGCTCGGCAACGAGTTCGTGTCCCTGACCAAGAACTCCGCCCTGGTCTCCTTCGTGACCATCAGCGAACTGTTCCTGGTGGGACAGACCATCATTTCCCGCACCTTCGATGCACTGACCGTGTACGTCTTCATCGGCCTGGTGTACTACGTCCTCACCAACATCATCGGCCTGGCCGCAAACGCAATCGAGAAGAAGATGGCGGTTTACATCTAA
- the hutG gene encoding formimidoylglutamase, whose amino-acid sequence MTNPTLQHTWTGRDDGPGPEHRRWHHAVNTAQAGTTGIAVLGFRSDEGVRRNKGRVGAVDGPASIRSALAPMAAPAELLVHDLGDTSVVDGNLEDGQERLGAAVRQALDAGHLPVILGGGHETAFGTYTGLRASQVTDGRRIGIINLDAHFDLRAEEIPSSGTPFRQVAEAERALGHQFSYTVVGISQPGNTEALFQTARELGVKYILDEECTESRTEQVRQFTQDFIDSVDVVYLTIDLDVLPAYVAPGVSAPASYGVPFSVVLDVCRQLARSPKLAVVDVVELNPRFDIDSRTARTAARLIHTIATERSGHRHA is encoded by the coding sequence ATGACCAACCCCACCCTCCAGCACACGTGGACGGGCCGCGACGACGGCCCCGGCCCAGAGCACCGGCGCTGGCACCACGCAGTAAACACGGCCCAGGCCGGCACCACGGGAATCGCGGTCCTTGGGTTCCGCAGTGATGAAGGCGTCCGCCGGAACAAAGGCCGGGTCGGCGCCGTCGACGGTCCCGCAAGCATCCGCTCCGCCCTGGCACCCATGGCCGCACCGGCGGAACTCCTGGTCCATGACCTTGGCGACACCAGCGTTGTGGACGGAAACCTCGAGGACGGCCAGGAGCGCCTCGGTGCGGCCGTCCGCCAGGCCCTGGACGCAGGCCACCTGCCCGTCATCCTGGGCGGCGGCCACGAAACCGCCTTTGGCACCTACACGGGCCTCCGCGCCAGCCAGGTCACCGACGGACGCCGCATCGGCATCATCAACCTGGACGCGCATTTCGACCTCCGAGCGGAGGAAATCCCGTCCTCTGGCACGCCGTTCCGGCAAGTGGCCGAGGCCGAGCGTGCCCTCGGCCACCAATTCAGCTACACGGTGGTGGGCATCAGCCAGCCCGGCAACACCGAGGCCCTGTTCCAGACAGCACGGGAGCTCGGCGTCAAATACATCCTGGACGAGGAATGCACGGAGTCCAGGACTGAACAGGTCCGGCAGTTCACGCAAGACTTCATCGACTCCGTGGACGTGGTCTACCTGACCATCGACCTCGACGTCCTCCCCGCGTACGTCGCCCCCGGTGTCAGCGCACCGGCGTCGTACGGGGTTCCGTTCTCCGTCGTGCTGGACGTATGCCGTCAACTGGCCCGCTCCCCCAAGCTCGCGGTGGTCGACGTCGTCGAACTGAACCCCCGGTTCGACATCGACTCCCGCACGGCACGCACGGCCGCACGCCTCATCCACACGATCGCCACAGAGCGATCCGGGCACCGGCATGCGTAG
- a CDS encoding IclR family transcriptional regulator, whose protein sequence is MPTVPNHSVITEGNASRFVDILLEFARHRTLTAAQISKTTGIPASAVYRHLALLVQSGLVAQTRRRGQYSAGPETLRLAANFHQEAMVKGRISEQLQLLSDETQELAAYLVVRGAEALCVDAIEGPQMLRCSYSPGRSLPLLKGASAMALLAHLDPQEQSTIVAGLGLGEEDADNLNHELRLVQGRGFGLSYGAVDAGVWGVSFPVFGDGGRLLGAVSTMAPADRAVRREKQLIASTRDAALALGHGEGSR, encoded by the coding sequence ATGCCTACAGTTCCGAACCATTCCGTGATAACGGAAGGCAACGCCTCGCGGTTCGTCGACATCCTGCTCGAATTCGCGCGGCACCGGACTCTGACCGCAGCCCAGATCAGCAAAACAACAGGCATCCCCGCCAGCGCCGTGTACCGGCACCTGGCACTTCTGGTGCAGTCCGGGCTGGTGGCGCAGACCAGGCGCCGCGGCCAGTACAGCGCCGGCCCGGAAACCCTGCGCCTCGCCGCCAACTTCCACCAGGAGGCCATGGTCAAGGGCCGCATCTCGGAGCAGCTACAGCTGCTCTCGGATGAAACCCAGGAACTGGCCGCCTACCTGGTGGTCCGCGGTGCGGAAGCCCTCTGCGTTGATGCCATCGAAGGCCCCCAGATGCTGCGCTGCAGCTATTCGCCGGGCCGCTCGCTCCCCCTGCTGAAGGGCGCCAGCGCAATGGCCCTGCTGGCGCACCTGGACCCCCAGGAGCAAAGCACGATCGTGGCCGGCCTCGGACTGGGCGAGGAGGACGCTGACAACCTGAACCACGAGCTCCGGCTCGTCCAGGGCCGCGGCTTCGGCCTCAGCTACGGGGCGGTGGATGCGGGCGTCTGGGGCGTCAGTTTCCCCGTGTTCGGCGACGGCGGCCGGCTTTTGGGTGCCGTCAGCACCATGGCCCCGGCGGACCGGGCGGTCCGGCGCGAAAAGCAACTCATAGCAAGCACCCGGGACGCCGCATTGGCGCTCGGACACGGAGAAGGATCCCGATGA
- a CDS encoding bifunctional allantoicase/(S)-ureidoglycine aminohydrolase translates to MGKYYYPQGGLPPQTHLTTERAIVTEAYTVIPKGVMTDIVTSTLPGFSNTRSWILARPISGFATTFSQLIVEIGPGGGAPKAEFEPGVEGVVFVTKGKVNLTLDGELHQLEEGGYAYLAAGATWGLENVSDDIVSFQWIRKAYERLEGYEAKSFVTSDAEVEPTAMPDTNGAWKTTRFTDSSDLAHDMQVNIVTFQPGGVIPFPETHVMEHGLYVLEGKAMYLLNNDWVEVEAGDFMWLRAFCPQACYAGGPGEFRYLLYKDMNRQIKLT, encoded by the coding sequence ATGGGCAAGTACTACTACCCCCAGGGCGGGCTGCCGCCGCAGACGCACCTCACCACGGAGCGGGCCATCGTCACGGAGGCCTACACGGTCATCCCCAAGGGCGTTATGACCGACATCGTGACCAGCACGCTGCCGGGTTTCTCCAACACCCGCTCCTGGATCCTGGCCCGCCCGATCTCCGGGTTTGCCACCACGTTCTCCCAGCTGATCGTGGAGATCGGCCCCGGCGGCGGCGCTCCGAAGGCCGAGTTTGAGCCCGGCGTTGAGGGCGTTGTTTTTGTCACCAAGGGCAAGGTCAACCTGACCCTCGACGGCGAACTGCACCAGCTGGAGGAGGGCGGCTACGCCTACCTGGCCGCCGGTGCCACCTGGGGCCTGGAAAACGTCTCGGATGACATTGTCTCCTTCCAATGGATCCGCAAGGCCTATGAGCGGCTCGAAGGTTACGAGGCCAAGTCCTTTGTCACCAGCGATGCCGAGGTGGAACCCACCGCGATGCCGGATACCAACGGCGCCTGGAAGACCACACGCTTCACGGATTCGTCCGACCTGGCCCACGACATGCAGGTGAACATCGTGACGTTCCAGCCGGGCGGGGTTATCCCGTTCCCGGAGACCCACGTCATGGAGCACGGCCTGTACGTCCTGGAGGGCAAGGCCATGTACCTGCTCAACAACGACTGGGTTGAGGTGGAGGCCGGCGACTTCATGTGGCTGCGCGCCTTCTGCCCGCAGGCCTGCTACGCCGGTGGCCCCGGCGAATTCCGCTACCTGCTCTACAAGGACATGAACCGCCAGATCAAGCTGACCTAG
- a CDS encoding aldolase encodes MAVSPTPSLSAADLAAIDAQLAATDQLLERNYPGDDGTRQPVHTVYVPADRFTPSFAADWGAQALTTAEAHGGLEKLGALLGQEPELAAAVAARVGAKLRAEPIEDLRLDFEDGFGDRGDEAEDVAAVAAANAVATAVAAGTAPPFIGIRFKCFEAPTRARGLKTLDLFVSTLAQAGELPAGLILTLPKVTTVAQVQAMDFAVSRLEEIHGLPAGRLRFEVQVETPQLILGPDGTSPVAQLPHVVPGRISALHYGTYDYSASLQISAEYQSMEHPVADYAKEVMQLAVAGTGIRLSDGSTNIIPVGDAVEDAWKLHGRLVRRSLERGYYQGWDLHAAQLPSRFAATYAFYREGLPAAAARLRNYVERTEGGVMDEPATARALAAFVLRGVQCGAVGTEEVQTLAGVELSQLTALAHPRLAHSTSK; translated from the coding sequence ATGGCGGTCTCCCCCACGCCGTCGCTCTCCGCGGCGGACCTTGCCGCCATCGACGCACAGCTGGCCGCCACCGACCAGCTGCTGGAACGCAATTACCCGGGCGACGACGGCACGCGCCAGCCCGTGCACACCGTGTACGTGCCGGCGGACCGTTTCACGCCGTCGTTCGCTGCCGACTGGGGTGCCCAGGCGCTCACGACGGCGGAGGCCCACGGCGGGCTCGAGAAGCTCGGCGCGCTGCTGGGCCAGGAGCCGGAGCTGGCCGCCGCCGTCGCCGCACGGGTCGGCGCCAAGCTGCGCGCGGAACCGATCGAGGACCTGCGCCTCGACTTCGAGGATGGCTTCGGCGACCGCGGCGATGAGGCAGAGGACGTGGCAGCGGTCGCCGCGGCCAACGCTGTGGCCACCGCCGTCGCGGCCGGCACCGCGCCGCCGTTCATCGGCATCCGGTTCAAGTGCTTCGAGGCGCCTACCCGGGCCCGCGGCCTGAAAACACTGGATCTGTTCGTCTCCACGCTCGCGCAGGCCGGCGAACTTCCTGCCGGACTCATCCTGACCCTGCCCAAGGTCACCACCGTGGCCCAGGTCCAGGCGATGGACTTCGCCGTGTCCCGGCTGGAGGAAATCCACGGGCTTCCCGCCGGCCGGCTCCGCTTCGAGGTCCAGGTGGAAACACCGCAGCTGATCCTCGGACCGGACGGCACCTCCCCCGTGGCGCAGTTGCCGCACGTGGTTCCGGGACGCATCAGCGCCCTGCACTACGGCACCTACGACTACTCCGCCTCGCTGCAGATCTCGGCCGAATACCAGTCCATGGAACACCCGGTGGCGGACTACGCCAAGGAAGTCATGCAGCTGGCCGTCGCCGGCACGGGCATCCGCCTCTCCGACGGTTCCACCAACATCATCCCGGTGGGCGACGCCGTCGAGGATGCCTGGAAGCTGCACGGACGCCTCGTCCGCCGCTCGCTGGAGCGCGGCTACTACCAGGGCTGGGACCTGCATGCCGCCCAGCTGCCCAGCCGTTTCGCCGCCACGTATGCGTTCTACCGCGAGGGGCTCCCGGCCGCAGCGGCACGCCTGCGCAACTACGTGGAACGCACGGAAGGCGGGGTCATGGACGAACCCGCCACCGCCCGGGCCCTGGCCGCATTTGTCCTGCGCGGCGTCCAGTGCGGCGCGGTGGGGACCGAAGAGGTCCAGACGCTGGCCGGCGTCGAACTTTCCCAGCTGACCGCACTGGCGCACCCGCGGCTGGCACACTCCACTTCGAAGTAA
- the aceB gene encoding malate synthase A, translating into MAITVTDRQPVARAEQILTPKALAFVEELHRRFAGTRNELLEARQAKRDGVARTSRLDFLPETQEIRDGDWKVAEAPAALRDRRVEMTGPATPAKMAINALNSGAKVWLADLEDASTPTWPNVIDAILNLRDAATGTLAYTSPEGKEYTLRTDAPLAVVVARPRGWHMPERHLLIDGEPAVGALVDFGLHFFHTAKQLLLNGHGPYYYLPKMESHLEARLWNDVFVFAQDFLGIPQGSVRATMLIETIPAAFEMDEFLYELRDHASGLNAGRWDYLFSIIKYFRDAGEEFVLPDRASVVMTAPFMRAYTELLVKTCHKRGAFAMGGMAAVIPNRRHPEVTEAAFAKVRADKTREANDGFDGSWVAHPDLVPTCREVFDAALGERPNQLDKQRPEVSVTADQLIDIASADGQVTEGGLRLNLYVAVAYTAVWLSGNGAVAIHNLMEDAATAEISRSQVWQQIRNKSVLADTGNTVTRELVEKILGEETERLRTEFGDEAFRLYYQPASKLIAEICLSEDYTDFLTTPAYELVG; encoded by the coding sequence ATGGCTATCACTGTTACTGACCGTCAGCCGGTCGCCCGTGCGGAACAGATCCTCACCCCCAAGGCCCTGGCCTTCGTCGAGGAGCTGCACCGGCGCTTCGCCGGAACCCGCAACGAGCTGCTCGAGGCCCGCCAGGCCAAGCGCGACGGCGTCGCCCGCACCAGCCGCCTGGACTTCCTCCCGGAGACGCAGGAAATCCGCGACGGCGACTGGAAGGTCGCCGAGGCGCCCGCGGCGTTGCGGGACCGCCGCGTTGAGATGACCGGCCCGGCCACGCCGGCCAAGATGGCCATCAACGCCCTGAACTCCGGCGCCAAGGTGTGGCTGGCGGACCTCGAGGACGCCAGCACGCCCACGTGGCCCAACGTCATCGACGCCATCCTGAACCTGCGCGACGCCGCAACCGGCACCCTGGCCTACACCTCGCCCGAAGGCAAGGAATACACGCTCCGCACCGACGCGCCGCTGGCTGTTGTGGTGGCCCGCCCCCGCGGCTGGCACATGCCGGAAAGGCACCTGCTGATCGACGGCGAACCCGCCGTGGGTGCGCTGGTGGACTTCGGCCTGCACTTCTTCCACACCGCCAAGCAGCTGTTGCTCAACGGCCACGGCCCGTACTACTACCTGCCCAAGATGGAATCGCACCTCGAGGCCCGCCTCTGGAATGACGTGTTCGTCTTCGCCCAGGACTTCCTCGGCATCCCGCAGGGCAGCGTCCGCGCCACCATGCTGATCGAAACCATCCCGGCCGCCTTCGAAATGGACGAGTTCCTCTACGAACTCCGGGACCACGCCTCGGGCCTGAACGCCGGCCGCTGGGACTACCTGTTCAGCATCATCAAGTACTTCCGCGACGCCGGCGAGGAGTTTGTGCTCCCGGACCGCGCCTCGGTGGTTATGACGGCTCCGTTTATGCGCGCCTACACCGAGCTGCTGGTGAAGACCTGCCACAAGCGCGGTGCCTTCGCCATGGGCGGCATGGCCGCCGTCATCCCCAACCGCAGGCACCCCGAGGTCACCGAAGCAGCCTTCGCCAAGGTCCGTGCGGACAAGACCCGTGAGGCCAACGACGGGTTCGACGGCTCCTGGGTGGCCCACCCGGACCTCGTCCCCACCTGCCGCGAGGTGTTCGACGCCGCGCTCGGCGAGCGACCCAACCAGCTGGACAAGCAGCGCCCCGAAGTTTCGGTTACTGCGGACCAGCTGATCGACATCGCCTCGGCTGACGGCCAGGTCACCGAGGGCGGGCTGCGCCTGAACCTGTATGTCGCCGTCGCCTATACCGCCGTCTGGCTCTCCGGCAACGGCGCCGTGGCCATCCACAACCTCATGGAGGACGCCGCCACCGCCGAGATCTCGCGCTCGCAGGTCTGGCAGCAGATCCGCAACAAGTCCGTCCTCGCCGACACCGGAAACACCGTCACCCGCGAACTGGTCGAAAAGATCCTGGGCGAGGAAACGGAACGGCTTCGGACCGAATTCGGCGACGAGGCGTTCCGCCTGTACTACCAGCCGGCCAGCAAGCTGATCGCCGAGATCTGCCTGTCCGAGGACTACACGGACTTCCTCACCACGCCGGCCTACGAACTGGTGGGCTGA
- a CDS encoding NAD-dependent malic enzyme: MANPSPGNSITLRVAAPSSFTATSELAAAVGAAGAAITALDVTESHHDTLVVDVTCNTTDDDHAARVKDALNALDGVTVQHVSDRTFLMHLGGKLEVVPKVALRNRDDLSRAYTPGVARVCLAIAEDPAAARNLTVKRNTIAVLTDGSAVLGLGNIGPAAALPVMEGKAALFKQFANVDAWPVCLDTQDTEEIIMIAKAMAPVYGGINLEDIAAPRCFEIEKRLRDELDIPVFHDDQHGTAIVTLAALHNALRVVDKKLSEVRIVVSGVGAAGSAIIQLLKAQGAQHIVAAGRSGAIHSGEQYDDEHRAWIAENTNEEGFSGTLHEAMAGADVFIGVSAPYVIGEEQVAAMAENAIVFAMANPTPEIDPVIAAKHAAVVATGRSDFPNQINNVLAFPGFFRGLLDAGASDITPEMLVAAADAIANRVADDELNASYIIPSVFDPHVAADVAAAVAGAAHAARAL; encoded by the coding sequence ATGGCGAACCCGAGCCCCGGAAATTCGATCACCCTGCGCGTCGCGGCGCCGTCGAGCTTCACCGCCACGAGTGAACTCGCTGCCGCCGTCGGCGCAGCCGGCGCAGCCATCACGGCGCTTGACGTCACGGAATCCCACCACGACACCCTTGTTGTGGACGTCACCTGCAACACCACCGACGACGACCACGCCGCCCGCGTCAAGGACGCCCTGAACGCGCTCGACGGCGTCACGGTCCAGCATGTCTCGGACCGCACCTTCCTCATGCACCTCGGCGGCAAACTCGAGGTGGTCCCCAAGGTAGCCCTGCGCAACCGCGACGACCTCTCCCGTGCCTACACTCCCGGCGTCGCCCGCGTCTGCCTCGCCATCGCGGAGGACCCGGCAGCGGCCCGCAACCTGACCGTCAAGCGCAACACCATCGCCGTCCTCACCGACGGTTCGGCCGTCCTGGGCCTGGGCAACATTGGCCCGGCCGCGGCGCTGCCCGTTATGGAAGGCAAGGCCGCGCTGTTCAAGCAGTTCGCCAACGTTGACGCCTGGCCGGTCTGCCTGGACACCCAGGACACCGAGGAAATCATCATGATCGCCAAGGCCATGGCGCCCGTCTACGGCGGCATCAACCTCGAGGACATCGCAGCCCCGCGCTGCTTTGAAATCGAGAAGCGCCTGCGCGATGAACTCGACATCCCCGTCTTCCACGACGACCAGCACGGCACCGCCATCGTTACCCTCGCGGCCCTCCACAACGCCCTGCGCGTGGTGGACAAGAAGCTCTCCGAGGTCCGCATTGTTGTCTCCGGCGTCGGCGCCGCAGGCTCGGCCATCATCCAGCTCCTCAAGGCCCAGGGCGCGCAGCACATCGTCGCCGCCGGCCGCTCCGGTGCCATCCACTCGGGCGAGCAGTACGACGACGAGCACCGCGCCTGGATTGCCGAAAACACCAACGAGGAAGGCTTCTCAGGGACCCTGCACGAAGCCATGGCCGGTGCCGACGTCTTCATCGGCGTCAGCGCCCCGTACGTGATCGGCGAAGAGCAGGTTGCCGCCATGGCCGAGAACGCGATCGTCTTCGCCATGGCCAATCCGACGCCAGAGATCGACCCCGTCATCGCGGCCAAGCACGCCGCCGTGGTGGCCACGGGCCGCAGCGATTTCCCCAACCAGATCAACAACGTGCTGGCCTTCCCGGGCTTCTTCCGCGGGCTGCTCGACGCCGGCGCGAGCGACATCACGCCGGAGATGCTGGTGGCCGCCGCAGACGCCATTGCCAACCGGGTAGCTGACGACGAGCTCAACGCGAGCTACATTATCCCCAGCGTCTTCGATCCTCATGTAGCCGCCGATGTGGCTGCCGCAGTGGCAGGCGCCGCTCACGCCGCCCGCGCTCTCTAG
- a CDS encoding IclR family transcriptional regulator, giving the protein MAEKASGGVQSVERVFELLELITDAGGDVTLSELSSSTDLPLPTIHRLLRTLVSLGYIRQLPNRRYALGPRLIRLGEGASKQLGAVARPQLKNLVERLGETSNMAVLDSDMVIYVAQVPSMHSMRMFTEVGRRAHTHDTGVGKAILAQLDDDVVRGIVARTGMPTPTAKSIGDIDSLLADLKLIRERGYSIDEEEQELGVRCFAMAVPNAPTPAAISVSGPISRVDQSFADRAVPLLRQAAMAISAELNQN; this is encoded by the coding sequence ATGGCTGAAAAAGCCTCCGGAGGCGTGCAGTCCGTCGAGCGCGTCTTCGAACTGCTGGAACTCATCACAGACGCCGGCGGAGACGTGACGCTCAGCGAGCTCTCCTCCTCCACGGACCTGCCGCTGCCCACCATCCACCGCCTGCTGCGCACCCTGGTCTCGCTTGGCTACATCCGCCAGCTGCCCAACCGCCGCTACGCACTGGGCCCCCGGCTGATCCGGCTCGGCGAAGGCGCCAGCAAGCAGCTGGGAGCCGTGGCCCGCCCGCAGCTGAAGAACCTCGTGGAGCGCCTCGGCGAAACCTCCAACATGGCCGTGCTGGATTCGGACATGGTCATCTACGTGGCCCAGGTACCGTCCATGCACTCCATGCGCATGTTCACCGAGGTGGGCCGCCGCGCCCACACGCACGACACCGGCGTCGGCAAGGCAATCCTGGCCCAGCTGGACGACGACGTGGTGCGCGGCATCGTGGCCCGCACCGGCATGCCCACCCCCACGGCCAAGAGCATCGGCGACATCGACTCCCTCCTGGCCGACCTGAAGCTGATCCGTGAACGCGGCTACTCCATCGACGAGGAAGAGCAGGAGCTTGGCGTGCGCTGCTTCGCGATGGCCGTGCCCAACGCGCCCACCCCTGCCGCCATCTCGGTCTCCGGGCCGATCAGCCGCGTGGACCAGAGTTTCGCGGACCGTGCCGTGCCGCTGCTGCGCCAGGCCGCGATGGCGATCTCGGCGGAGCTCAACCAGAACTGA